The Peromyscus maniculatus bairdii isolate BWxNUB_F1_BW_parent chromosome 6, HU_Pman_BW_mat_3.1, whole genome shotgun sequence genome has a segment encoding these proteins:
- the LOC143273965 gene encoding uncharacterized protein LOC143273965, translated as MAGPRASGLGTRPPWRFPHSRPRGGRHRHRRRHPRVRVPPRRRHGSRGGRAARGFPPHPPPPGPHRVPTAAPGPPRGLPAPAAVRAKSPEPRREARGGVCVWGWGGGWVTAARPGRGRPSPAPRPDPDPGPGRSPATLLSPFPIPSRAPGPYPSIAEPDKASLPRTEPRSQRATQAARKWRPGPDGNCRRLH; from the exons ATGGCGGGGCCTCGGGCTTCGGGGCTCGGCACAAGGCCTCCTTGGCGTTTCCCCCACTCGCGCCCGCGCGgcggccgccaccgccaccgccgccgccaccccagGGTTCGGGTCCCCCCGCGGCGTCGACATGGCTCCCGAGGGGGCAGGGCCGCCCGGGGCTTCCCGCCCCATCCCCCGCCGCCCGGCCCCCACCGAGTGCCCACAGCAGCCCCGGGGCCTCCCCGAGGCCTCCCGGCCCCGGCTGCGGTTCGCGCTAAATCGCCGGAGCCGCGGAGGGAAGCccggggaggggtgtgtgtgtggggatggggCGGGGGTTGGGTAACGGCGGCGCGGCCTGGGAGGGGCCGCCCGAGCCCCGCTCCCCGGCCCGACCCCGACCCCGGCCCCGGCCGCAGCCCGGCCacactcctctctcccttccccatcccctcacGGGCGCCGGGACCTTACCCGTCCATTGCCGAACCGGACAAAGCTTCGCTCCCAAGAACCGAGCCACGCAGCCAGCGAGCCACACAAGCGGCGAGAAAATGGCGGCCAGGGCCCGACGGAAATTGCCGAAG GCTTCACTAA